From one Thermatribacter velox genomic stretch:
- the nagA gene encoding N-acetylglucosamine-6-phosphate deacetylase encodes MKKESFIAKGQLVTPYGVFKGSLLIKGDIIEDVHIGDVFSKECEGVFDFGDAYLFPGLIDLHIHGAVGEDFMDGSPEGIERITTFLLQHGVTRFLATTLTESKERTERAIEAIVSCKKLFPSILGIHLEGPYLSPERRGAQNASFLRKPDLNEIKEFIALGEGLIKRVTIAPELDNALDIVEYLASQDILVSLGHSTADYRISFQAFLKGARLVTHLFNGMDPLHHRSPNLLAFALGFEGICVEMIADLIHVSPEIMKIALLCKRNRLILISDAIRATGLQDGMYEMGGEMMEMKDGIARMVSTGSLAGSTLTLDQALYNLKQLFDLSLPELARMASLLPAKLLKIDDRLGSLEKNKIADIVVFDENFRVQGVFLAGEKIF; translated from the coding sequence GTGAAAAAAGAAAGCTTTATAGCAAAAGGCCAATTGGTTACTCCTTATGGAGTGTTTAAGGGATCCTTGTTAATTAAAGGGGACATTATAGAGGATGTCCATATTGGGGACGTTTTTAGTAAGGAGTGCGAAGGTGTTTTTGACTTTGGTGATGCTTATCTCTTCCCGGGGCTCATAGATCTTCATATTCATGGCGCAGTGGGAGAAGACTTTATGGATGGTTCTCCCGAGGGAATTGAGAGGATAACTACCTTTCTCCTTCAGCATGGAGTAACTCGCTTTTTAGCAACTACTTTAACAGAAAGCAAGGAGAGGACTGAGAGGGCTATCGAAGCCATAGTATCTTGCAAAAAACTTTTCCCTTCTATTTTGGGCATCCACCTTGAGGGCCCTTATCTATCCCCTGAAAGAAGGGGTGCCCAGAATGCCTCCTTCTTGCGCAAACCAGATTTGAATGAAATAAAGGAATTTATTGCACTCGGCGAAGGCCTTATAAAGAGGGTCACCATCGCCCCAGAACTTGATAATGCTCTTGATATAGTTGAATACCTGGCTTCTCAGGACATCCTGGTCTCCCTTGGTCATAGTACGGCCGATTACCGAATAAGCTTCCAGGCCTTCCTGAAAGGAGCTCGCCTGGTAACCCATCTTTTCAACGGTATGGATCCTCTCCATCACCGTTCTCCCAATCTTCTTGCTTTTGCTCTGGGTTTTGAGGGGATATGCGTGGAAATGATTGCTGACCTGATACATGTATCACCTGAAATAATGAAAATTGCTCTTTTGTGTAAGCGCAATCGACTTATTTTGATTAGCGACGCCATTAGAGCAACTGGTTTGCAGGATGGAATGTATGAAATGGGTGGAGAAATGATGGAGATGAAAGACGGCATTGCCAGAATGGTTTCAACCGGGAGCTTAGCAGGAAGTACTCTTACTTTAGATCAGGCATTATATAATCTGAAACAGCTGTTTGATCTTTCTCTGCCAGAATTAGCACGAATGGCCAGCTTGTTACCAGCTAAACTCTTAAAAATCGATGATAGGTTGGGAAGCCTTGAAAAGAATAAAATTGCTGATATCGTGGTCTTTGATGAAAATTTTAGAGTGCAGGGGGTATTTTTAGCCGGAGAGAAAATTTTTTGA
- a CDS encoding GntR family transcriptional regulator, whose amino-acid sequence MVKTLIESGRYKPGDKFYSEGELAALCGVSRMTVRKAMDELSREGLILRIPGKGTFVGRRKLVEKLTELVGFTQDMESKGYVPSSRIVEKKVISPPEKIRSLLQLKKGEKVLFLKRIRYASGEAVALQVAYIPLKLFPGIEKLDLERESLYAVFKKFGRPPVWARQDMEPTLIKEEEHVRLLKASSGSVGMISERLTYDLEDNPIEFTTTLFRGENYRFTVNLINPEFASRA is encoded by the coding sequence ATGGTCAAAACGCTTATCGAAAGCGGTCGTTATAAGCCGGGGGATAAATTTTACTCAGAAGGAGAACTTGCTGCGCTATGTGGTGTCAGCAGGATGACCGTTCGGAAGGCCATGGATGAGCTTTCCAGGGAGGGTCTTATTTTAAGGATACCTGGTAAGGGGACTTTTGTGGGAAGGAGAAAATTAGTTGAGAAGCTTACTGAACTTGTGGGTTTTACTCAGGATATGGAGTCAAAAGGTTATGTTCCTTCCAGCCGTATTGTAGAGAAAAAAGTTATTTCTCCTCCTGAAAAGATAAGAAGTCTTTTACAGCTGAAAAAGGGAGAAAAAGTTTTGTTTTTAAAAAGAATACGTTACGCTTCTGGTGAAGCTGTTGCTTTGCAGGTTGCGTATATCCCATTAAAGCTTTTCCCAGGCATAGAAAAACTTGATTTGGAGAGAGAATCTCTTTACGCTGTTTTCAAGAAATTTGGCAGGCCTCCGGTCTGGGCAAGACAAGATATGGAGCCCACACTTATAAAAGAGGAAGAACATGTTAGGCTTTTAAAGGCTTCGAGTGGAAGCGTAGGAATGATTAGCGAGAGATTGACCTATGATTTGGAGGATAATCCAATAGAATTCACTACAACCCTTTTCAGGGGTGAGAATTATAGATTTACGGTGAATTTGATTAATCCGGAATTTGCAAGCAGAGCTTGA
- a CDS encoding xylulokinase, with amino-acid sequence MKEYVLTVDVGTTNLKCIIFDKNGKQIAKETLPNVTEYPKPLFAEQNPEQWIFNLKKITDKLSTLYPQEMESLTCVALTGQMHGPVLINVDSLQVLYPCMIWSDIRAVEEVKVLKDKFGEAYFLNKMGNLPQEAFTLPKMLWLKNHEPFLFKRAIKLVFPKDYLAYVLCGDVSTDYSDASGSLLYDIYKKNWDKDLLKELGFRLDILPDVVDSSCIVGAVSREAAGEFHLPSGLPVIKGAGDLAATALSTGAGVEENVSLCVGTAGQLLFCSDKIRKEVLGKLYVFLHCIPDKYFYLGTVPTGGSALGWFLSSFWGGDPDLFWQKVGEIKKINTDRGLVFYPFLMGTGTPYFNYQAKAAFLGLQVNHKMEDVVLAILEGIAFALKDSLEEALTTFRKVERVILSGGLARLNIWPKIVSNVFNLPTYLVPYVDTASVGACLLGMEAMGLSRETLFKAEDFEGCQFLPEERYAEYYLRLYSFYKSKMVSVLS; translated from the coding sequence TTGAAAGAATATGTCTTGACGGTTGATGTAGGAACAACCAATCTTAAATGCATTATCTTTGACAAAAATGGTAAGCAAATTGCTAAAGAAACTCTTCCCAATGTCACCGAATACCCTAAACCCCTTTTTGCTGAACAAAATCCAGAACAGTGGATTTTTAATTTGAAGAAAATCACTGATAAATTATCTACTCTTTACCCCCAAGAGATGGAATCTCTTACTTGTGTTGCTTTAACGGGCCAAATGCATGGGCCAGTGCTTATAAATGTTGACAGTCTTCAGGTTTTGTATCCTTGCATGATATGGTCCGATATAAGGGCTGTAGAGGAAGTTAAAGTACTTAAAGATAAATTTGGAGAAGCTTATTTCCTGAATAAAATGGGCAATTTGCCCCAGGAAGCTTTTACTTTACCGAAAATGCTCTGGTTAAAGAACCATGAACCATTCTTGTTTAAAAGAGCAATAAAATTGGTTTTCCCAAAAGATTACCTAGCTTATGTACTTTGTGGAGATGTTTCCACGGATTATTCTGATGCCTCAGGCTCCCTCTTATATGACATATACAAGAAGAACTGGGATAAAGATTTACTGAAAGAACTTGGGTTTAGATTGGATATATTACCAGATGTAGTCGATAGTAGCTGCATAGTGGGTGCTGTTTCTCGAGAGGCCGCCGGAGAGTTTCATCTACCTTCTGGGTTACCTGTCATTAAAGGGGCCGGTGATCTTGCGGCTACCGCTCTGTCGACAGGAGCTGGGGTAGAAGAAAACGTTTCTTTGTGTGTTGGTACGGCTGGACAGTTGCTCTTTTGCTCGGACAAAATACGTAAGGAGGTGTTAGGCAAGCTATACGTATTTTTGCACTGTATTCCAGATAAGTACTTTTATCTTGGTACAGTTCCGACAGGAGGCTCGGCCCTGGGCTGGTTCCTTTCTTCCTTTTGGGGTGGTGACCCGGATTTGTTTTGGCAAAAAGTTGGAGAGATTAAGAAAATCAATACGGATAGAGGACTAGTGTTCTATCCATTTTTGATGGGTACCGGAACCCCTTATTTTAATTACCAGGCCAAAGCAGCATTTTTGGGCTTGCAGGTTAATCATAAAATGGAGGACGTTGTGCTTGCGATTTTGGAAGGCATAGCTTTTGCGCTTAAAGATTCGCTGGAAGAAGCGTTAACGACCTTCAGAAAAGTTGAGAGGGTGATTTTAAGTGGAGGTCTTGCTCGTTTAAATATTTGGCCTAAGATAGTCAGCAATGTTTTCAACCTGCCTACATATTTAGTCCCTTACGTGGATACTGCTTCGGTTGGGGCTTGTTTGTTGGGTATGGAAGCGATGGGTCTTTCCCGGGAAACTTTATTTAAGGCTGAAGACTTTGAGGGTTGTCAGTTTCTTCCAGAAGAAAGATACGCAGAGTACTATTTAAGGTTGTATTCTTTTTACAAATCTAAAATGGTTTCGGTATTGAGTTGA
- a CDS encoding sugar isomerase domain-containing protein: MNKESILYFERVKEMMDRVLSEESTNVKQAASILAKTIQEGGLIHIFGTGHSHIFAEEAFFRAGGLACINPMLEPSLMLHAGAAKSSLLENKPGIAEVIFEHFQPTPPDSMIIFSNSGVNYVPLQMASIARERGIPLIGIGSKAYSQYLAEKRNCKSISEYCDVFIDNKGEIGDACIEISGLPQKIAPTSTVIGTFVLNLLLVESIAKLLKESNVVPPVFVSGNLPGGKEKNRELIEHYRRLVKML, from the coding sequence GTGAATAAAGAATCAATTCTCTATTTTGAAAGGGTTAAAGAAATGATGGATAGAGTTTTAAGTGAAGAAAGTACTAATGTAAAACAAGCTGCTTCGATACTTGCGAAAACCATTCAGGAAGGTGGGTTGATTCATATATTTGGAACAGGCCATTCTCATATTTTTGCTGAAGAGGCTTTTTTCAGAGCAGGTGGGCTTGCCTGTATTAATCCAATGCTTGAGCCAAGTTTGATGCTTCACGCTGGTGCTGCAAAGTCCTCTTTACTGGAAAACAAGCCTGGCATTGCTGAGGTAATATTTGAACACTTTCAACCAACTCCCCCAGACTCTATGATTATCTTTTCCAATTCTGGCGTCAATTATGTTCCACTTCAAATGGCCTCCATAGCCAGGGAAAGGGGCATACCGTTGATAGGTATTGGCAGTAAGGCTTATTCGCAGTATTTGGCTGAAAAAAGAAACTGTAAAAGCATCTCTGAGTATTGTGACGTCTTTATCGATAATAAGGGAGAAATAGGGGATGCTTGCATTGAAATCTCGGGGTTACCCCAAAAAATTGCTCCCACTTCAACAGTTATCGGTACTTTTGTTTTGAACTTGTTGCTTGTCGAAAGTATTGCAAAGTTGTTAAAAGAATCTAATGTGGTACCTCCTGTTTTCGTAAGTGGTAATCTTCCTGGGGGGAAGGAGAAAAATCGAGAATTGATTGAACATTATCGCAGGCTAGTGAAGATGTTGTAG
- a CDS encoding carbohydrate ABC transporter permease, protein MARYLRGSDYAVFAVKVILLVFLFVIVLFPFYWILVSSFKPTDELIRAIPTFIPETFTVEHYKNLLRVAEYPSYLYNSIVVGLLTTLLSTFLVFLGGYSIYRCEYPGKNIISSFVIASYAVPTTLLTVPLYLIFAGLGLINNLLSLVLINVTLVSPLGVWLLKAFLSSIPREVEEAALVDGAGRLRIMFQLVLPLIAPGIGAVAIFCFITSWTEFLFANIFMLDEFKKTLPVGIARFITQYNVDWGLLMAGAVLTAIPPVILFALFGKSFVRGLTAGATKY, encoded by the coding sequence ATGGCGAGATATTTAAGGGGTTCAGATTATGCAGTCTTTGCGGTTAAGGTTATTCTTCTCGTTTTTCTTTTTGTAATTGTGTTGTTCCCTTTTTACTGGATACTTGTCTCCTCTTTCAAACCGACTGATGAGCTTATAAGAGCTATTCCCACATTCATACCAGAGACTTTCACTGTTGAACATTACAAAAATCTGCTGAGAGTTGCCGAGTACCCTAGTTACCTTTACAATAGCATTGTAGTCGGTCTTTTAACCACTTTGTTATCAACTTTTCTCGTGTTCTTAGGGGGATATAGTATATATAGATGTGAATATCCTGGTAAAAACATTATCTCGAGTTTCGTTATTGCTAGTTATGCTGTTCCTACTACTTTATTAACGGTACCTCTATATCTCATATTTGCTGGGCTTGGACTTATAAACAACTTGTTGAGCTTAGTTTTAATAAATGTTACTTTGGTGAGTCCTCTTGGTGTGTGGTTGTTAAAAGCTTTTCTATCAAGTATTCCAAGAGAGGTTGAGGAAGCAGCTTTAGTTGATGGAGCAGGGAGACTGAGGATAATGTTTCAATTGGTTTTACCATTAATAGCGCCAGGTATAGGGGCGGTAGCTATTTTTTGCTTTATTACTTCTTGGACGGAGTTTCTCTTTGCGAATATCTTCATGCTGGACGAATTCAAAAAAACTTTACCTGTAGGTATTGCAAGATTTATCACTCAATACAATGTGGATTGGGGACTTCTGATGGCTGGAGCTGTTTTAACGGCAATACCACCTGTGATATTGTTCGCCCTGTTTGGTAAGAGTTTTGTCAGGGGTTTGACAGCAGGCGCTACCAAATATTAG
- a CDS encoding carbohydrate ABC transporter permease produces the protein MFKKWNPKSSNAIFGLLLIAPLLVWLLVTIGYPLFLCVKLSFLNVEFIGEKGVFVGLKNYINVVLDASLWHAFRKSLFWVIGNVALQTILGFFAALILNLKIRSVSFMRTWIVLPWILPTVVLAIMWRWMLSGTFGVINYLLEKLGVISQPINYLGSINEAMPALIFINSWRWFPFITVLLLAALQSVPQQEYEAAAVDGANSLQSFFYVTLPNLKPVMTVLGILGPLLTFNVFDVVWLLTQGGPSRATYTVPVLIYERGFKAFALSEAATISVIAFVFLAMFVVVYLLLTKMSVSEYARE, from the coding sequence GTGTTCAAAAAATGGAACCCTAAAAGTAGCAACGCGATATTTGGGCTTTTACTTATCGCTCCTCTTCTCGTTTGGTTGCTCGTAACAATTGGTTATCCATTGTTTTTGTGTGTAAAACTTAGCTTCTTGAACGTGGAATTTATAGGTGAAAAAGGTGTTTTTGTGGGTCTTAAAAATTATATCAATGTGGTTCTTGATGCATCGTTGTGGCATGCTTTTCGCAAAAGTTTATTTTGGGTGATTGGAAACGTTGCTCTTCAAACAATATTAGGTTTTTTTGCGGCTTTGATTCTTAACCTAAAAATTAGGTCAGTAAGTTTTATGAGAACGTGGATTGTCTTGCCCTGGATTCTCCCAACGGTTGTTTTGGCTATAATGTGGCGGTGGATGTTAAGCGGGACATTTGGAGTTATCAACTATTTATTGGAGAAGCTTGGCGTAATTTCTCAACCCATTAATTACCTGGGGTCTATTAATGAGGCTATGCCAGCTTTGATCTTCATTAATTCATGGAGATGGTTTCCGTTTATTACTGTTCTTTTGCTAGCTGCACTTCAGTCAGTTCCTCAGCAAGAATATGAGGCTGCGGCAGTAGATGGTGCTAACAGTCTTCAGTCCTTTTTTTATGTTACGCTTCCTAATTTGAAGCCTGTTATGACTGTATTGGGTATATTGGGTCCGCTGTTAACTTTTAACGTCTTTGACGTTGTATGGTTACTTACTCAAGGGGGGCCTTCAAGGGCCACTTATACTGTGCCGGTTTTAATATATGAAAGAGGATTTAAAGCTTTTGCATTGAGCGAAGCGGCTACTATTTCGGTTATAGCTTTTGTCTTTCTTGCGATGTTTGTTGTCGTTTATTTGCTTTTAACTAAGATGAGCGTAAGTGAGTATGCGAGAGAATAG
- a CDS encoding ABC transporter substrate-binding protein, with amino-acid sequence MRKGFYVIVLSMVLMLVFAAFALAKTEVVLWHMEQPPHRVEQFQRTIDAFNKANPDISVRQVVLDWMEAYTKVMAAIAARQQPDLMFTIPDFTTAVKSSGAVQPVDDIFSYLGERYDFIDAAVEPYNYDGHLWAVPAYGMVHMLWYRKDIFKETGLDPATPPKSWEDLLNYAKKIAEAKNIYGIGVPASKHMYTDQAIYTFMITNKAEDLFDEEGNLIFNNPRTVETYAFYKKLYELSPPDASSWTWAEPQLAFNTGKMAVAIEKGQFLLPFEKESGVSGENLGCAIVPIPEDGQRGSIYYSNGIMVLTSDNKKHEAIKKFLDYLFNPEVNGEWLAGMEPGLFLPVTTNTLQSESFWSHPVISQYRSHVELMIEQSKYGKLFGFTKGRVNPNIGRISGQNILAQVVQKVCLEGVDPAKAVEWGQEEMLKALRK; translated from the coding sequence ATGAGAAAAGGGTTTTACGTGATAGTTCTCTCTATGGTTTTGATGTTGGTTTTTGCTGCTTTTGCTTTAGCTAAGACCGAGGTAGTTTTATGGCATATGGAGCAACCTCCTCATCGTGTAGAACAATTTCAAAGAACGATCGACGCTTTTAATAAGGCCAATCCTGATATCAGTGTACGTCAGGTAGTTTTAGATTGGATGGAAGCTTATACCAAGGTAATGGCAGCTATTGCTGCAAGACAGCAGCCAGACCTGATGTTTACAATTCCAGACTTTACTACTGCAGTGAAGTCCTCGGGAGCTGTACAGCCGGTTGATGATATTTTTTCGTATTTGGGAGAAAGGTATGATTTTATAGATGCTGCAGTTGAGCCTTACAACTATGATGGTCACCTTTGGGCCGTTCCCGCGTACGGTATGGTTCATATGTTGTGGTACAGGAAAGATATTTTTAAAGAAACAGGACTTGATCCCGCAACACCTCCGAAAAGTTGGGAAGACTTGTTAAATTATGCTAAAAAAATTGCTGAAGCCAAAAATATATATGGAATAGGAGTTCCCGCTAGTAAGCATATGTATACAGATCAAGCTATATATACTTTTATGATTACCAATAAGGCAGAAGATTTGTTTGATGAAGAAGGGAATCTGATTTTTAACAACCCACGCACAGTTGAAACATATGCTTTTTACAAAAAATTGTACGAACTCTCACCCCCAGATGCCTCTTCATGGACTTGGGCAGAACCCCAGTTGGCTTTCAATACAGGCAAAATGGCTGTGGCTATAGAAAAGGGTCAGTTTTTACTTCCGTTTGAAAAAGAGTCTGGAGTATCTGGAGAAAATTTGGGTTGTGCAATAGTGCCTATACCTGAAGATGGACAGAGGGGTTCCATATATTACTCAAATGGAATAATGGTTTTGACTTCCGATAACAAAAAGCATGAAGCCATTAAAAAGTTCTTGGATTATTTGTTCAATCCAGAAGTTAATGGGGAATGGCTTGCTGGGATGGAACCAGGGCTTTTCTTACCGGTAACAACTAATACCTTACAATCCGAGTCTTTTTGGTCGCATCCCGTGATTTCTCAGTATCGTTCTCACGTTGAGTTAATGATCGAACAGTCCAAGTATGGTAAACTTTTTGGCTTTACAAAGGGCAGAGTGAATCCTAACATTGGAAGAATATCAGGACAGAATATTCTGGCTCAAGTTGTACAAAAAGTTTGTCTCGAAGGAGTGGATCCAGCTAAAGCAGTGGAATGGGGTCAAGAAGAAATGTTAAAAGCTCTCAGAAAATAG
- a CDS encoding sugar phosphate isomerase/epimerase family protein, which translates to MKLSFEIWPNYPYQMGIVGVVTNSWGDKPLDWCVERVASYGYEGVDFIDRSFIDLSDKELGETIEKVLRVVDSKGIKVASVGSHHLAITPWKYLIKGQIANVKKAIDIAARIGAPTVVSYIDGYYNPPTYIMISRKEAKQIFVDMVKECAEYAGERGLDFSVEPHQETLINLPDITLELIEAIGLDNVKVTIDFGGLYLGIKPHMPVKEAIAAFGKLINHVHAKDIAGTIGRWNMCWFGGGIVNFKECAEALKEVGYSGFISVEWEGWFKGGIEGVGDLNQGGLADFDRVAQEAKDFLEVYFK; encoded by the coding sequence ATGAAACTGTCTTTCGAAATATGGCCCAACTATCCTTACCAGATGGGTATAGTTGGGGTTGTTACTAATTCGTGGGGAGACAAGCCTCTTGATTGGTGTGTTGAAAGGGTGGCTTCTTATGGTTACGAAGGCGTCGACTTTATAGACAGAAGTTTCATAGATCTTTCAGATAAAGAGTTGGGGGAGACAATTGAAAAGGTGTTAAGGGTGGTTGATTCTAAGGGTATTAAAGTTGCTTCAGTTGGGTCCCATCATCTTGCAATCACTCCCTGGAAGTATTTGATAAAAGGACAAATAGCCAATGTCAAGAAAGCAATAGACATCGCCGCTCGTATAGGCGCTCCTACTGTGGTGAGTTATATTGACGGGTATTACAATCCTCCGACGTATATCATGATTTCAAGGAAAGAGGCTAAGCAAATTTTTGTGGATATGGTTAAAGAATGTGCTGAGTACGCAGGGGAAAGAGGTTTGGATTTTAGTGTTGAGCCACACCAAGAAACCTTGATAAATCTCCCGGATATTACTTTGGAGTTGATTGAAGCGATAGGATTGGATAACGTCAAGGTAACTATAGATTTTGGGGGTTTATATCTAGGCATTAAGCCTCACATGCCTGTTAAAGAAGCAATTGCTGCTTTTGGGAAACTTATTAATCACGTCCATGCGAAAGATATAGCAGGCACTATAGGTAGGTGGAATATGTGTTGGTTCGGAGGTGGCATAGTTAATTTTAAGGAATGTGCTGAAGCGTTGAAGGAGGTGGGATATAGTGGTTTTATAAGCGTAGAATGGGAAGGATGGTTTAAGGGTGGAATTGAGGGTGTTGGCGATCTTAATCAGGGTGGGCTTGCTGACTTTGACAGGGTTGCGCAGGAAGCAAAGGATTTTTTGGAAGTTTATTTTAAATAA
- a CDS encoding transposase, producing MELTMNTRREIIKKMAPEYQKATKKEKRKILDELVHLTGYTRTYASWLLSHHGRKVYLTGRNGKKYRVIGSITKVKRNRKKIYDEEVLSSLKKIWLIFDCPCGKRLVPSLPWMIKKLEKHEELVLSQEVKAKLLSISPATVDRLLQKEKRKLTFTFRSYTKPGTLLKHQIPVRTFADWDEKRPGFCEMDLVAHDGGNPSGDFCQTLDVTDVLTGWNETQAVKNKAQKWVFEALEQIRARLPFPLLGIDSDDGGEFINNQLIRYCQKEQITFTRSRPSKKNDNCYVEQKNWTMVRKTVGYLRYETEDELLLLNQLYSLLRLYTNFFQPVTKLVFKERVNSKVKKHYDEAKTPLMRVLDASSIDDSIKQSLKDQYEELNPAELKRQIVKIQNQWIEMVTLKNDSIPHPEEVNLV from the coding sequence ATGGAGCTCACCATGAATACCAGAAGGGAAATCATTAAGAAAATGGCACCCGAGTATCAAAAAGCCACTAAGAAAGAAAAAAGAAAGATCTTGGATGAACTCGTCCATCTCACTGGATACACCCGGACGTATGCCTCCTGGCTCCTTTCTCATCATGGACGGAAAGTCTATCTCACCGGACGAAACGGCAAAAAGTATCGAGTCATTGGATCCATCACCAAGGTAAAAAGGAACCGAAAAAAGATCTATGATGAGGAAGTCCTTTCTTCTTTAAAAAAGATCTGGCTCATCTTTGATTGCCCCTGCGGGAAAAGACTCGTTCCCTCACTTCCTTGGATGATCAAAAAACTGGAAAAGCATGAGGAACTGGTTCTTTCCCAAGAGGTCAAAGCCAAACTTCTTTCTATTTCTCCAGCGACCGTCGATCGGCTTCTCCAAAAGGAAAAACGAAAGCTCACCTTCACCTTTCGGTCCTACACCAAGCCCGGAACGCTTCTCAAACACCAGATTCCAGTTCGAACTTTTGCTGATTGGGATGAGAAAAGACCAGGATTCTGTGAAATGGATCTGGTTGCCCACGATGGCGGAAACCCCAGTGGGGATTTCTGCCAAACTCTTGATGTGACCGATGTCTTAACCGGCTGGAACGAAACTCAAGCGGTCAAAAACAAAGCTCAGAAATGGGTCTTTGAAGCCTTAGAACAGATCCGAGCAAGGCTTCCCTTTCCTCTTTTAGGAATCGATTCCGACGATGGAGGAGAATTCATCAATAACCAACTCATTCGGTACTGTCAAAAAGAACAGATCACCTTCACCCGGTCTCGACCTTCCAAAAAGAATGATAACTGTTATGTCGAACAAAAGAACTGGACCATGGTGAGAAAAACGGTTGGCTATCTTCGCTATGAGACCGAAGACGAACTCCTCCTTCTCAACCAACTCTATTCCCTTCTTCGTCTCTATACTAACTTCTTCCAACCGGTTACCAAACTGGTTTTCAAAGAGCGAGTGAATAGTAAAGTCAAAAAACACTATGATGAAGCCAAAACCCCACTGATGCGAGTTCTTGACGCCTCATCGATTGATGACTCCATCAAGCAATCCTTAAAAGACCAATATGAAGAACTCAATCCAGCCGAACTCAAACGACAGATCGTCAAAATCCAGAACCAATGGATCGAGATGGTTACCTTGAAAAATGATTCCATTCCTCACCCTGAGGAGGTGAATTTGGTATAG
- a CDS encoding UPF0236 family transposase-like protein: MRKLHDEFSFYYLRGNFSAWSRFWRASWIKQGLNILPKAVFVLDRFHLAKRIKGTLHHNPQLEKKLWKAIQEGSWDEVADVLLNGYSETTDPKKQREIKELLHYLQQSFQGILAFKHYQKLKLRISARGHVSHVLSARLSQRPMQ, from the coding sequence ATGAGAAAGCTCCATGACGAATTCAGCTTTTACTATTTGAGAGGTAATTTTTCCGCTTGGAGCAGATTCTGGAGAGCTTCCTGGATAAAGCAGGGACTGAACATCCTTCCCAAAGCAGTGTTTGTCTTAGACCGCTTCCACCTTGCAAAGCGCATAAAAGGAACCCTGCACCATAACCCTCAGCTAGAGAAGAAACTCTGGAAAGCCATACAAGAAGGTTCCTGGGATGAAGTTGCCGATGTCCTGCTTAATGGGTACTCAGAAACTACTGACCCCAAAAAGCAAAGGGAGATCAAAGAACTTCTCCATTATCTCCAGCAAAGCTTTCAGGGTATCCTTGCTTTCAAACACTATCAAAAGCTAAAGCTCAGAATTAGTGCTCGAGGTCATGTGAGTCACGTACTCTCTGCTCGTCTCTCCCAGCGTCCTATGCAATGA
- a CDS encoding permease, producing the protein MKSQFREYRSALVMLGVSLVILLVQPASGKEVFRLTFKNTLFMLGVVPPIFLMVGLFDVWVPKEKVVKRLGEHSGFLGMFLCLALGIFAAGPLYAAFPVAEVLLRKGTSLRNVWIFLGAWSTMKIPMFLFEAQSLGYRFALSRYAMSFLGVFLIAFLLEWLVSQREKGCILEGYLSSALRTD; encoded by the coding sequence ATGAAGAGTCAATTTAGAGAATACAGGAGCGCTTTGGTGATGCTGGGTGTATCGTTGGTGATTCTCCTTGTGCAGCCGGCAAGTGGGAAAGAGGTTTTCCGACTGACCTTTAAAAATACCCTTTTTATGTTGGGCGTGGTTCCGCCCATTTTCCTCATGGTGGGACTTTTTGATGTCTGGGTTCCCAAGGAGAAAGTCGTGAAAAGATTGGGAGAGCACTCTGGTTTTCTGGGCATGTTTTTATGTCTTGCCCTGGGGATTTTTGCGGCTGGCCCTCTATACGCTGCTTTTCCAGTTGCCGAAGTATTACTGCGTAAAGGGACCAGCTTGCGCAACGTGTGGATATTCTTGGGTGCCTGGTCAACCATGAAAATACCCATGTTTCTCTTTGAGGCCCAGAGCCTGGGTTATCGCTTTGCCCTTTCTCGTTATGCTATGTCCTTTCTGGGCGTTTTCTTGATTGCTTTTTTGCTGGAATGGCTGGTTTCTCAAAGAGAGAAAGGGTGTATTCTGGAAGGATATCTGTCTTCTGCACTCAGAACGGATTAG